The following DNA comes from Erigeron canadensis isolate Cc75 unplaced genomic scaffold, C_canadensis_v1 Conyza_canadensis_unscaffolded:263, whole genome shotgun sequence.
ACCTCAGGTCTTACACTGAATGACCTCTCTCATCTAATCGATCGGTGAAGGATGTCTTTGAAGATCATCTGGTCTGGCTCGTTACCATTAGTTCCTCTCTCTATAGTCGAGCTAGTAAAACGAGATATCCTTTTGAAGTGAACGTTCACAAAGATCGGGAAGTAGTAGCCGTAAATCTATCCACTCGTGTAGTTTTAGGCCGCAGATGTCTACTTTTCTTTAATATGGAATTCAAATCAGATCCTAGAGTTTAACCACTGGGGGAGAGTGGGTGAGCTTGCTTTCGAAAGTTTACAGTTTCCCGGCTAAAAATCACCTGCTTGTTTACAGACTGAACtgatctataaaaaaaaagacagaaGCGAGGAAAGGCCCCTTCGCTGCTCTCTCTGTTTTTCCCTCGAGCGGGATTTGAACCCACGTCCGACTACCTATTGAACTATACACAAGAGGCCGCTCTACCGCTGAGCTACCGAGGTGGGGCTTAAGACGGGAAATATAAATCGGCACACACATTTTTTCATTCATTAGCTGTAACCAGCTGACTGGACCTCTTTCCTAAAATATGCTTTTTGCTTACGCTTCTTCGTCAAGCTTTCGAGCAGAATATCCATACCTTTCTTTTAGTAGTGAATGAGATGCTTGACAATAACGCTAAATCCAGACATTTAAGGTGTAACACAATGCCTTAAGTGTGGGAGGGCAGCCTATCCGTATCCCTTCGCATGGTCGTTCTATCACGAAGTTGGCAGCGGGAGTGGCACGAGAGCTCGGCTGCGAGTATCTCCCTTTCAGTGACCTGGGACAGGAGACGATTTTCTGAGTTTGCCTTGTTGGCATGCTCAGTGGTCATAGCGCCTTTGATTGAAATTCCATTTGCACCCGTCTCCTTCGGGGATCCATTAAAGGGATTGGAGTAGAATTTCCATTCCACCTATCCGCACCCTATCTCGCTGAAATTTAGATATGTGAGCCCGGAAACACATTTTCAAATACGCCTGTCAGCGCAGCTCTTTTTGGAACGGTACGAGCAGACCACTTAAGCAGATACCTAGACTTCCATTTTGAACTACCAAGCAAGGTAGTTGTGTAGGCGGAATATAGTATCCTTCATCGGAATCAGAACAAACTGAAGGAACGAGACAGCACCAGATCAGCTTTAAAGAGCAAGCAAGAACCACTGAAAGAGGCCGGTACCTTTCGTATAAGAGCCAGCAAAGCTACTCATGCACCTGGAGCAAGCCACCTGGCGATTGAGGGGTAATCATATGCTTCTGTGAAAAAATTATCCTCTCATCGATGTTCTACCGAACTGAACTAATAATAGTTTATCATTTAGAAAGAATGGCGAAAGAGGCCTCCTTGCATTGCCCAACTAGAGCGAAAAGCTTTATTGCGTTGCGGCCCTAAGTAGCTATGGGGTGTTGATGTACTTGGAACCTAGACCGGTTACCTGAGTATGGCGGTTCGGTAGCCGTTCAATGATAGCATGAGATCCTCGCTTCGGTAAGTTACAAGGATGAATGCAAATAGCAAGGCGCTGTGCTGTGTGAAGTGAGACTGGCTGCCCTAAGTTAAGTGCTTccttattaatattaattaatgatcTTGCTCAGTAGGAGGGCTTTCCCCCTTCTGTGCAGCCTGATTCTCTCTCTGGAAATGAGGGTGCCCTCGATTGACATTTATCATCGAATAAGGAATCCTTCCATGGATGAGAAGGTTGAGTTACAGTACAGACTCCGTTGGCTTTCGCAAGGAAGCATCTCGAAAGTTCCACAATCTATGGTTGATGCCTCACTCGAACTCTATCCCATACTCTACTCGATGCTGAAGCTACTCTGCCTTTCGGAACCCAAAAAGAAAGCCGGGCGCTTGGGAAGCTATGCAAAACCTGAAAAAAGGAATCTGCTTTCCATCTTTGAGCTCAGAGGTTACGATCGTCTTCTCATTAggctattttaaaaaaagtatagcTGACTCATCAGCTGAGTGGTTCGCCTCTTGTCCACCTGAGTTGTTTACTTCATTTTCCGACCTGGAAAACCAATGACTCTTCAGGTTAGGTTCTCTTTCAACATAGACATCCCGATGACCATGGATCAACTTCGTTCCACGAAACAGAAAGCAAATGAAATCTTCCTCTTAGGGCGTTCGATTCCGCGAAATGGCGACCCGTTTTGCCGGAGTATTCCGCTGTGGCTAGCATTGTTAGGAATGCTTCTGACCATCTTAGGCCATTCTTGATGATGGACCCTCCGGCAACTTTAGAAGCCTTGGTTCGTAAGGGCTCTTATCTTGAACTAACGCTTTGATCTCGGCTTCTAGATCCATATCCTTTCGCATCAAGAGTACCCGCGCGTCTCAAACCCACCTTTATCCCAACAACCCCATGATGAACAGAGAGGAACCCGGTGAGGGAAGTGGGACAATGTTCAGACCTTGGCTGTCACAACAAGCAACCAATCAGTTCCAGTCCCAAGGGCAGGTAAAACGAGGCCTCGACGGATGGGAACTCCTACTCTGACTATAGTTTTGCGATCTCTAAGCGGGATTTTCAGTCATCTATCCTTTATCTTTCCCTAGCGAGTGAAGAAAGAGTGGATGTTTTGAACGAGTGTTGAGCGAGTGAAGTGCCCCATAAGCTATAAGGGCGAGCTATATGTATCAATTCCGTGAGCAGCGATTGAACTGAACGTAAAAAGTGCATCCAGCAGGAATCGAACCTACGAATTTGCCCGGTTGGGCGCTTTAACCATTCAGCCATGGATGCAAAGAGACTCAGCGAGTGAACTAGGTTTTGGTATTCCTTCTTGAGCTTCTATTTCTTCCGTTAaaggagattcgagaaaagatgGAATAAGAAGACGTGTTTCCAGAACGAACAAGATACAGGTTGAGAAGGGGGAGTTAGCAAAGTTAGACAAGATTGGAATGGGCATAGGAACATGTATTGATGTACCATATCGGCTAATGCTCCCAGGTTGATGCGATGTATTCCACCAGTTGACTGAAGACTTGATTATTGGTATATCGATCGGTCCAGCACGGATTGAAATAGGAGCCGGTTCGATAGGAAGCTTTTGAAAACGCAGTGCACCCATGTAAATAAGGAACGAGATTAATACAGAGGTTAAACGAGCATCCCACACCCAAAAGGTGCCCCACATAGGTCTTCCCCGAAACCCCCCAGTAACTAAGGTAAACAACGTAGAAAAAGCACCCATTTCTGTACCGGTTCCGAAAGAGCGAAGAAAAAGGGGATGTTTTGTTAATAGGAACAAGAACGTGTTTATAGCCGTAGCGATATAAACAAGAATACTCATCCGAGCCGCAGGAACGTGTACATAAGGAATACGAGAATTTCCACCTTGTTGAAGGTCTAGTGGTGCTACCCGAAGACTTAAATGAATAGCCATCGCTGTTAAGAACAACCGAGATCCAATGAAAATTTTCGCGTAGCTTCTGGTCTTTGACATCAAAAAAGAAGGTTGTAATAATGAAAGGGACATCTGATAATTTTATCCTAGCTAGTGGAACAATAAAGACGAAGTGTCTAATTATACTTATGGTCCTTTGTTTCTAAATAGAAAGACACCAAATTCTCCGGGAAGCCCTATCTTTCGAAGGACTTCTCGATTTGCTCCCCCTGACGAGCCCCCCTCCAGCCTACCCGCCGGACCACCCCTTCTATCTCTCGCGACCGACCCCTTGTTAGTTCGTAGAGCCGACGCTGGGCGGCCAACCTCATGGATCACGCGTCTGGTCTCTCTCCCATTGGGCGAGAGCTTTCAATAAAGCATCTCTCGCTTGGAAAGCAGGAACCGGTCTGCTTTGGAGATCCCGCATAAGTTCCCGGATCTTCAAAAGCTTCGCGGGGGACGCGACGTCCAATTGTAGCTTAATCTTAGTATTTTGGAGTACACTTGAGGTCACTCCCCTATTtccaaaggaagaaagaaaagaggaaAGCTCCCGGAAAGAAGCCATGCTTCATAGCACTCTACGGAAAGCAGCTTAGTCTATCGATTAAGACTACTACTTCTTTTCTAGTAGACAGACGAGGACTGTGAGAGGAAGCAAGTGAAAGTTACTAGACGTGGAAGGTAGGTGGAAAGGGATGGCTATCATGCTTAGTTCTCAGTTACTAAAAGGACGAAGTAGATGAACAGACTCTGGAGTTGGGGCTCGTTCTCATGAGGGAATTCTGTGATGGATGCTCTTGATGCCACTTGCAGAGAGTCCTGCCGATGTAGCTCTTGTTCTTCTTCCTTCGTTAACATCAAAAGGGAGTGTATTAAAGAGAGTGAAATTGAATGGTAGTTTATGTCACTCTGAAAGGATATCTGCGCTGAGGTGGTCTCACTGTCCTCGCAGTGATCGATGCATCTGGAATTGTCTGTTGAGGTATTACGCAAAAAAGGGCAGGCTATATTAGCTAATGTCTCTCAGCAGGATGCCTCACACGGAACCAATCGACCGGGGACTGAGAAGGTGGACGAAAGTAAGCAAGCAGGGGAAGACAAGTAGAGAAAGCAGGTTTAGGAATGCCCTTGCTTAAGAGGAAAGACTGATTGTTACATGAGAGGGTATGTACTGTCAGAACGAAAGGGGGAACGAACAAGCATTCATCTCTACCTCTCCAAGCAACTACTACTAAGTGGATATTCTTTTTGGAAGAAAGACCACAAACTATCACGGGTACCTCTATAGGTCTCTCCTTTCTTTTCTAAGGTATGTCACTTGTCTGTGAAAGGCTCTCTCGCCTACTCTACAAAAGATTCAATATGAAAAAGAAGACGCACCTGGGATCGGATACATCTTCAATCCTTGAATGTCGGTTTTGCCTTTGAGTCAGTCAATCGATGAAAGAAAAAGTCGAAGGGGCAAGGTCCTTTCCTTTATGAACCCGTAACGAAAGGTTCTGGTGAAGAGGTCTCGTAGCCAGAAGTCAATCAATCCACCGGTTCATTTTCTGATTGATTAGAAAGAACAACCCCGGCCCTAGTGAGAAGAAGATGGTTAGACGCCAATTGAAAGAGTGGTAGTTTTATCCATGATGACCGGGTGGCTCTCTTTGCCCTTTCGATCTACTTCCTAAACTAAAGGAAGATCCAGCTGTGGATGATGTCCCAGCCGGAAAGTCAACCTTTTCATATTCATGCCTGCCCTATTGGAGATTCCAACTATATATGCATTTatgcattttctttttatgcGGCAGGTATGTGACCTTAGGAATTAGGTTCGGGAGTTGCTTTAGCAATTTAAGCTGGCTCCAGGTGTCAGTAATAGAAAAAGATTGGATTGGGAAAGACCATGGAGGTTGACAAACCAGTGCTGTTGGGGGAGCCTCTCATcgagaagaaaaaataaaataggacAATAGCTGACTAAACCTCTGAGCTCTTTTTCTGTAAAGATCCTTTTCTTAAAGGGACATTTCCGCACTCATTTCAGATCATAGAGGTCGGGCTTCAGTCGAACTTCTCCCTCCCTTCCACCGACGAAACTACTCTTGCAAAGTAAAAAAGTCGTATAACGTTCCTTCCAGTCGAATAGAATCTATTAAAGCAAAGCCAAGAGGCGATAGTGGATCTGTCTGAGGGCATCAGGAATTGTCTGTTTCGGTATTCACTCTTGTAAACGGTCGCAAACGCTCATCAGTCCACGAATAAGGTTCCCTTCTTTTATTCAAGATAGCTTTTATTCAATTAGGGCGAATGGCTCCCCTCTTCTTATGCAGTTAGCTCGACTCCAGGTATAGCTCTTAGCTTTCATCGTGAGTGAGAGAGGCTGATTCAACTCAAGCAGCTTGCACATTCTTGTCTTGTGTTGTGTGTTCTATCTTTCCGGAACTATATAAGATCTATTATACATCCGGCACAGTCAAAGACCTTGCAACTAAGGGCTGAAACCGATGCCTTCAAGCTCACCTAACTTGGTTCTAGTGTTGTGACTGGCACTCTACCAAATCCATCAATTCTTGGATTGGTTGCTTCTGAGAGAGCTGCTCTTCCGACTGCTCGTATTCATCCCTTCCCCATGAGGGCAATCAGCCCCTTGCTTTCATTTGAATATTGGCCCTCGCGCATCACGGCTAGAGTGGAGGTGCAACAATAGTAGAAGCTGGAGATGCAACAATAGCTTCAGCCTGATCCGCAGTAGGTATTGGTAAGTGTTCCCTTGCAGCTCTATCTCTAGATCTGTCTCAATCGGTCTGTCGCAAACAACGATCCAAGAAAGAGGAGTTCAAGGCTGGCGAAGTGAATCGATTTCTTTCCTTCTTCTAGTTCTTGAGTGATAGTAGCTCatctctcttctttcttctgTCAACTGTCCTTTACCGGTAACTGGATCAATCGCTAGCTGGAAAGTTTCCGCTGTCAACTGCCGTAAGAGGTCCTTTTCCAAAATAGAGAATAGGGCATGGAAGCTTTCTGCTATTAGAGGAGAGTTTTTACTGCAAGGGAGGAAGGGGGATTACGCGACTTACAATTCATTTCCTTAACCCCGAAATAGCAACTTGGTTATAGCTGAGAGAAAGTAGAAAGACTCTAAACAAAAGGTACTGGACAAGCTCTTAGGGAAGAATctctttcttatttctttcatGACTAAATATCTCTCCAGCCGGTCGGTTGGAGTTGGATTGAATCGACTTCGTCTTCTTCCCAACAATGAATCCCGTTCAAGCTGTGATAAGAGGACGTTTCCGTACCCCTTACCTTACTCAAGAAAGAAAGTCATGCTGATCAGTAGTAGTGTCTAAGAGGAAGGGTTGGCGCTTTGAGCTACCTATTTTTTGTGATCAAATTAGAAACTTAGCTTCTCACGTTGCCATAGATTCTCCGGAAGAAAGCAATCTTGCCCAAGTTGTAATGACATTTCATCCCTGTCGATGAAGAATGTTTCGAAAGCAGCCTAAAAGCCTTGCTGGGTTAGCTTCGCTTTCCTTGACTTTAGAGAGGAATGGTTTCCGATGAACTACACCCTTTACCTGTTGATGAATCATGCTTCGAACACCTAGACCACGCTTAGTAACGTCTGCGCTTAGATAGCGATGTGAACCCGCCTTCCTTACCTTTATCAATAGATAGGTTTGTACTACTTCCAGTCAAAACAGCTCTCCACGCAAGCTATTCTAGCAAGTCTTCAGTGGAGGGCACTAGGCAAGTAACTTGTTTGAACTAGTTGATATCACAGATTACTCAAGGTTGTACGAGCTCTAATAGTAGTTGAACCGAATACACATTCGACCTTGGAAATAACAATCTTAATAGGCCTATACCAGATAATCTTACTGAGTTAGCTCAACAACAATGCCACAGAAAGCGAAGGAACCGGATCTCATCAGTTAATGCCCTCAGTCTGCTTTGCTCCATCTAAGGCTAGGCACTTAATCTCTCCCCTTCTTCATGTGCACATTTGTCTCTTTGCTGAATTGCTATCGACTAAACGGAAGCCCCTTGTTAGGACGAAGATCTTTGCTCAAGAGGAAAAACTTCATTATACGAAATAAGATAACTAACTGGCAGCTGTCCGAAGGCAAGTAGTTAAGAACAAACGAGCATACAGCGGAAAGCACATTTGGGCAAAAGGAAGCATTCTCCGCTGGCACAAGAATAGCAAACAGCTTAAAATAAAAGCCCATCAAACTATGAATTGAAAGGATCATATAGCGTAAAGCATCCTTGGAAGCCGATCCTGTCCCGTCGACGTCAGTCACTATATGAAATCAATACGGAAAGCCATCAGATACATGTAAGTAGTTCATAGACATGTAAGTAGTTCATAGAATGGACTTTAGTATCTGGTATAGACccgatatgatatatattaccATCGGTTGTCCCTGATCTGCAAGTGATATCTGCAGACCAGTACAACGCTTGACTGATCATCGAGTACCCCACCGGGCAAGAGCCCCTTTATCGATCGAACCGGGCTGCTGCTATCACAAATCTCTATTCGTGCTCGAGAGCATGTAGTTGGAAGAGGAACTGATTGGCGAGCGTAAAGCGCGAGATGTCCTTTCATAGCGGAAACTCTCAAACAGAAGAGAAGGGCACAAGAACCCGTCATGCCTTCTAAATCATCATTTTTGAATAGAATGTCGTAGAGAAAGCAAGGACTTTATTCCCTGGCGATAGCATAACAAGCTGGGTCCGGTGACAACATTGGTATTTGGTGGTTGGTTCCAGGGAGCTAGTCGGTTCCTGGCATCCGAGTTACTAGCTTTCTAGACCGACGGTTGTAGGCCTTCCCTCAAAAGAAGCAGTCCAGACAATCATCTGACTCCCCGGAGATGATAGCTTCTTTTATTATAGCTTCTGAGTTCGTATCGCTACAATAGAAGAGGAAATCTCATTGATTCATAAACTCGTATGTAATCATAAAGATTCATAAACTCGTATGTAATCACTGAACGGCACCGCTCGATTCTACTGCCTAAGATGTCCCTCCCGGTACCTGCTTGAGTTAGCGTAAGCGGCTCGTAAGACCAAGGAGTTATCCACCTTCCGGGTGAGAGGAAAACTATACCCGGCTAAAGGGGTTTGGTAGAAAGAAAGGGATAGAGCTCTGAAATAGTTAACTCAGAGCTGGGGTGGGAAGGCAATCGATGTGTCACAAGAAGGCAGTGATTTGGTGATTGTCGCCTCTTAGTCTTATCTATTCAGATAGAGGAATGCAAACTAGAAAACTGCTCTATCAGCGGAAAGAGAGAGAGAGCCAATACATGAGAGGGGGTAGAAGTTAAGCAGGTTTTTCTTAGACGGAAGGTTCTTAGTCTAATCGGAAACAGAACCCGTCTGTAACCACAATGACTATATGCTTAACACACCTAATGACTATATGCTTAACACACCTTCAGATCGAAGAAGTACTTTTTGGAATGGGAATGGCTGAAGCGGGGTGGAGGAATGGTCAACTCATCAGACTCATGATCTGAAGACTACAGGTTCGAATCCTGTCCCCGCCTAATCACTTGAGATCTTTTTTTGGGTGGTAAAAGTTGTCTTGCCAGCTAGCTAATGTTCGGATGGTGAACTCTTCCAAGTCTGTAACGAAGCTAGTACGGTTCAATGCTTCTAGAATAATAGTTCAAATTCCGGCTAACGGGATCAGAGCTTGAATTAGACAATAGATCGCCCCGGCGGGCTTGCTCTGACTCAGACGGCCCTGAGAAGCACTCCGGTAACAGATCCTTTTGCAGGTTCAGGgggaaagagaaagagaaggCCAACATCGCTCGGACCAGAAGAGCGTAGTCGAGCCATTCCTCCGCTCTCTCTTGGCAAAATAGTTTACCTTTCTAATGTTCAGCCTTGATGAGTGGGAGAGGTAGCCGAATTAGGATATCACTACAGGCACGGACTGCGCAGGAAGTTGCGATCCTAAAATGAACTAGAAAAATGAACCGCCCATTACCAAATTAGACTCCTAGTTTAATTAACGTCGGCTTATCTGTCAGTCGTGTTGGGTCTGCCGCTCAGTTGAAAACTATGAAACAAGTCTGCGGTAGTTTAAAACTGGAATTGGCACAATATCGTTTATTAGAAGTGGACAATTGAGTGGTTGTACCAGCCAAAAGTCATCTACGTATCGCCGGACCGCCCCCGCCGACGAATAATAGGTATCACCACTCCAGGCAGAGTTAGTGAGCCGTGTAATAGGCGACCATTTCGCGCGGTTCGGGGGGCACTTGAGTCAGCCGCCGGCGCCCGCGTCTTGACCCCTATCCAATTTTTGGGCCAATTCCCTCTTCGTACTACCAAAAAATGAGATTCTTGCCGAATCCGAGTTTGCTGCTCCAACCATTATCAAACTAATACCTATTCTGTTTAGTACTTTAGGTGCTTTTGTTGCGTATAATGTAAATCTAGTAGCGGATCAATTCCAACGAGCCTTTCAAACTAGTACTTTTTGTAATCGACTCTATAGCTTCTTCAATAAACGCTGGTTCTTCGATCAAGTTTTTAATGACTTTCTAGTCAGATCGTTCCTGCGTTTCGGATATGAAGTTTCATTCGAAGCTTTAGACAAAGGTGCTATTGAGATATTGGGCCCTTATGGTATCTCGTACACATTCCGACGA
Coding sequences within:
- the LOC122584414 gene encoding putative cytochrome c biosynthesis ccmC-like mitochondrial protein, with the translated sequence MSLSLLQPSFLMSKTRSYAKIFIGSRLFLTAMAIHLSLRVAPLDLQQGGNSRIPYVHVPAARMSILVYIATAINTFLFLLTKHPLFLRSFGTGTEMGAFSTLFTLVTGGFRGRPMWGTFWVWDARLTSVLISFLIYMGALRFQKLPIEPAPISIRAGPIDIPIIKSSVNWWNTSHQPGSISRYGTSIHVPMPIPILSNFANSPFSTCILFVLETRLLIPSFLESPLTEEIEAQEGIPKPSSLAESLCIHG